In the genome of Girardinichthys multiradiatus isolate DD_20200921_A chromosome 7, DD_fGirMul_XY1, whole genome shotgun sequence, one region contains:
- the lrrc3 gene encoding leucine-rich repeat-containing protein 3: MPRVSLMFNGFALLWGFLSGILLKNASVMACPSSCHCIVKNGLMVVQCMSRNLEKIPPDLPRDTVVLLLAANHITHIPNHAFRELHYLQELDLSDNDIEAVDMGAFQGISDSLLVLDLSNNHIQSVPKEAFARLRAKISLSNNPWHCECTLQEVLRELRLDPETVNEVICHTAVQEEYAGKPVIQVLDSGINFCNFHHKTTDVAMFVTMFGWFTMVIAYVIYYVRHNQEDARRHLEYLKSLPSNSQISKDFDTISTVL, encoded by the coding sequence ATGCCCCGGGTATCCCTCATGTTCAATGGCTTTGCCCTGTTGTGGGGCTTTCTCTCTGGGATACTTTTAAAGAATGCATCCGTGATGGCTTGTCCCTCAAGTTGTCATTGCATAGTGAAGAATGGCTTGATGGTGGTCCAATGTATGTCTCGCAACTTGGAAAAGATCCCACCAGATCTTCCCAGAGATACAGTTGTTCTACTTTTGGCAGCCAATCACATCACGCACATTCCCAACCACGCCTTCAGGGAGCTGCACTACCTTCAGGAGTTGGATTTGTCTGACAATGACATTGAGGCGGTGGACATGGGAGCGTTTCAGGGTATTTCCGACAGCCTCCTCGTGCTGGATTTATCAAACAATCACATCCAAAGCGTCCCAAAAGAGGCGTTTGCCCGTCTCCGAGCAAAGATTAGCCTCTCAAACAACCCGTGGCACTGCGAGTGCACGCTGCAGGAGGTCCTGAGGGAGCTGCGCCTGGACCCTGAAACGGTGAACGAAGTGATCTGCCACACAGCGGTGCAGGAGGAGTACGCTGGGAAACCGGTCATCCAGGTGCTGGACTCAGGGATCAACTTCTGCAACTTTCACCACAAAACCACCGATGTAGCCATGTTTGTCACAATGTTCGGATGGTTCACCATGGTGATTGCTTACGTCATCTACTATGTGAGACACAATCAGGAGGATGCCAGGAGGCACCTGGAGTACCTCAAGTCACTGCCCAGCAACTCTCAGATCAGCAAGGACTTTGACACAATCAGTACGGTTCTTTAA